The following coding sequences lie in one Treponema socranskii subsp. buccale genomic window:
- a CDS encoding 1,4-alpha-glucan branching protein domain-containing protein: MANKRIVLLISNLQEFIYHTGAEEKRFAAEMNRLYESISYVYIPLLNMFASLEKDGVPFKIALVISPVLCTLLKDPVVQQQYIAWLDAKIELGKSELERCKDDAAMCDVVKFHLEKAQEDRFCFTAVYGQDLLKKIAEYQKKGYVELLATCATNIFLPHYADMGEVLNAQIETGLYAHRSFFGGRAKGFWLPETGYIPGLERVMSTYGVDYTVLDARSFLFSDDIAEKGIFAPVVCGGKTVAFARDNRTDEEVFGEKGYASSSVYCNVNRDIAFELSFERLAPYFRGASSRYASGYQYYNKGTEKKGSDCLYDPMRAAEQNEIDAAAFFDKKLDVLVQAESLLPSVPQFSLVCTFSVEQFLQQWHEGVSWIENIYRYAKDKPASFSSFEDIIAAQGHLQNLQPYCSASIGSGYGETLIANKNSWMLRHARKASERMIDLAERFPDDTGLKARLLNLSARELLLAQSCTWANMIWEGTFPEYAEARFTESIGAFIKVFESLGANTVSTEWLTSYEAKHPVFPWINYRIFSKKR, encoded by the coding sequence ATGGCAAATAAAAGAATTGTTTTATTAATTTCAAATCTTCAGGAATTCATCTATCACACGGGCGCCGAAGAAAAAAGATTTGCGGCGGAGATGAATCGCCTGTATGAATCGATTTCATACGTCTATATACCGCTGCTCAATATGTTCGCTTCGCTTGAAAAGGACGGTGTTCCGTTTAAAATTGCGCTCGTGATTTCGCCGGTGCTGTGTACGCTTTTGAAAGACCCCGTCGTGCAGCAACAGTACATCGCGTGGCTCGATGCGAAAATCGAACTGGGTAAAAGCGAACTTGAGCGCTGTAAAGACGATGCTGCGATGTGCGATGTCGTTAAATTTCATCTTGAAAAAGCGCAGGAAGACCGCTTTTGCTTTACGGCGGTGTACGGTCAGGATTTATTGAAAAAGATTGCCGAATATCAAAAGAAGGGATATGTCGAACTGCTTGCAACTTGCGCTACGAATATTTTTTTGCCGCACTATGCGGATATGGGCGAAGTGCTCAATGCGCAGATAGAAACGGGGTTATACGCTCATCGTTCGTTTTTCGGAGGCCGCGCGAAGGGATTTTGGCTTCCGGAAACGGGCTATATTCCGGGGCTCGAGCGGGTGATGAGCACGTACGGCGTGGATTATACGGTACTCGATGCACGTTCATTTCTTTTTTCCGACGATATCGCTGAAAAAGGGATATTTGCACCGGTCGTCTGCGGCGGAAAGACGGTCGCGTTTGCCCGCGATAACCGTACCGATGAAGAAGTTTTCGGAGAAAAAGGTTACGCATCTTCTTCCGTCTATTGCAACGTCAACCGTGACATTGCATTTGAGCTTTCATTCGAACGGCTCGCACCGTACTTCCGCGGTGCTTCATCGCGCTATGCGTCGGGCTATCAATATTACAATAAAGGCACCGAAAAAAAAGGTTCCGATTGCCTCTACGATCCGATGCGCGCCGCCGAACAAAATGAAATCGATGCGGCGGCTTTTTTCGACAAAAAGCTCGATGTACTCGTGCAGGCGGAAAGTCTTTTGCCGTCCGTGCCTCAGTTTTCACTCGTGTGTACATTTTCAGTCGAACAGTTTTTGCAGCAGTGGCATGAAGGCGTCTCATGGATCGAAAACATATACCGCTACGCGAAAGACAAACCCGCTTCGTTTTCGTCTTTTGAAGATATCATCGCCGCACAGGGACATTTGCAAAACCTGCAGCCCTACTGCAGCGCTTCGATCGGATCGGGATACGGAGAAACGCTCATCGCAAATAAAAACAGCTGGATGCTGCGTCATGCGCGTAAAGCAAGCGAACGGATGATCGATTTGGCCGAACGTTTTCCCGACGATACGGGGCTCAAAGCGCGGCTTTTGAATTTGAGCGCGAGAGAACTTTTGCTTGCGCAGTCGTGTACGTGGGCAAATATGATATGGGAAGGCACTTTCCCCGAATATGCCGAAGCGCGTTTTACGGAAAGCATCGGCGCGTTTATAAAGGTTTTCGAATCGCTCGGCGCAAATACGGTGAGCACCGAATGGCTTACGTCGTACGAAGCGAAGCATCCCGTGTTCCCGTGGATAAATTATCGGATTTTCAGTAAAAAACGATGA
- a CDS encoding helix-turn-helix domain-containing protein: protein MTFYFYTKHRKACKKITKALEDNGHTCNTYINSDEFYKSILKIKTCPDLLLIDYLTYDHSIFNIYRYMHDIGCSIPLLFYNSPFPKDADSRLKHWIMALNLYYGHIGSLDIDSLFPPLKTIAETVETHGTKPHISLDRISRTSGFSKDEKDRTQHEALLAVYKKQLSTSIFSVFEILFTNEGRAVSIPELQQLLRKRGICAKEGTIYSAISRLRTYLDEKTSEIHILKAKEGYKLFINAETTNTIL from the coding sequence ATGACATTTTATTTTTACACGAAGCATCGAAAAGCATGTAAAAAGATCACAAAGGCACTGGAGGACAACGGCCATACGTGCAATACCTACATAAATTCGGACGAATTTTACAAATCGATTTTGAAGATAAAAACCTGTCCCGATTTGCTCCTTATCGATTATCTCACCTACGATCACAGCATTTTCAATATCTATCGATACATGCACGATATCGGATGTTCCATCCCGCTGCTGTTTTATAACAGTCCGTTTCCCAAAGATGCCGATTCGCGCCTGAAGCATTGGATTATGGCGCTCAATCTGTACTACGGACATATCGGTTCGCTCGATATCGATTCCTTGTTTCCTCCGCTGAAGACGATTGCCGAAACGGTCGAAACTCACGGCACAAAACCGCATATATCGCTCGATCGCATATCGAGAACATCCGGTTTTTCAAAAGACGAAAAAGATAGGACGCAGCATGAAGCGCTTCTTGCCGTATACAAGAAACAACTCTCCACTTCGATCTTTTCCGTGTTCGAAATCCTGTTTACAAATGAAGGCAGGGCGGTAAGCATTCCCGAACTGCAGCAACTGCTTCGGAAACGAGGTATATGTGCAAAAGAAGGCACGATCTATTCGGCTATATCGCGATTACGGACATATCTCGACGAAAAAACTTCGGAAATCCATATTTTGAAAGCAAAAGAGGGGTACAAACTTTTTATAAATGCGGAAACGACAAATACGATTCTTTGA
- a CDS encoding DUF4912 domain-containing protein, translated as MKKNTITRAYLESLPFSDLLALADTYGIDVPDNLNRRFLIGELLDVVKETGNDSDDMIVTREKDEAQSLSERLPESYNVTEIEAVLRNPAWIYVYWDIGERDIRSLKKHGDYTIFLRVRSFSDRAASKSEDAYDVQIDQGDTSEYLLCPAGKKIIRVELTASTATGTTVLASSCSVEIPRSSKLLTHIRPGNDGDIRPIAALSGIKELLLDHYVHHRESFF; from the coding sequence ATGAAAAAAAATACGATAACCCGCGCATATCTTGAATCGTTGCCTTTTTCCGACTTGCTTGCGCTTGCTGACACGTACGGCATAGATGTGCCCGATAATTTGAACAGACGGTTTCTCATCGGTGAACTCCTCGATGTTGTAAAGGAAACCGGGAACGATTCGGACGATATGATTGTCACTCGGGAAAAAGATGAAGCGCAGTCTTTATCCGAGCGGCTTCCCGAATCCTACAATGTTACGGAAATAGAAGCGGTACTCAGAAATCCTGCGTGGATTTACGTCTATTGGGACATAGGCGAACGCGATATCCGCAGTTTAAAAAAACACGGAGACTATACGATCTTTCTTCGCGTCCGTTCTTTTTCAGATCGTGCGGCTTCAAAGAGCGAAGATGCGTATGATGTGCAGATCGATCAAGGCGATACGTCGGAATACCTTTTGTGTCCCGCAGGCAAAAAAATCATTCGTGTGGAACTTACCGCTTCGACTGCGACGGGAACGACCGTACTCGCTTCTTCGTGTTCGGTTGAAATTCCGCGCTCTTCAAAACTGCTTACTCATATCCGTCCGGGCAATGACGGCGATATAAGACCGATTGCAGCCCTGTCGGGTATAAAAGAACTTTTGCTCGATCATTATGTACATCATCGTGAATCGTTTTTCTAA
- a CDS encoding response regulator, with amino-acid sequence MKTKQDFPTINDRPQEGLKADGSKIRVLVVDDSMFVAKQLGQILSSEGYEIIATAADGKEGVDKYKELCPNVDLVTMDITMPRMDGITALEQIMTFDKNARVVMVSALGKEELVKKSLLLGAKNYIIKPLDRKKVLERISSSMK; translated from the coding sequence ATGAAGACAAAACAGGATTTCCCGACAATTAACGATCGGCCGCAGGAAGGGCTGAAAGCCGACGGATCGAAGATCCGCGTATTGGTTGTGGACGATTCAATGTTCGTTGCAAAGCAGCTCGGTCAGATTCTCTCAAGCGAAGGTTACGAGATTATCGCGACGGCTGCCGACGGTAAAGAAGGTGTGGACAAATACAAAGAACTTTGCCCGAATGTCGATCTCGTAACGATGGATATCACTATGCCGCGCATGGACGGTATCACCGCGCTCGAACAGATTATGACGTTCGACAAAAACGCGCGCGTCGTTATGGTCAGTGCGCTCGGCAAAGAAGAATTGGTAAAAAAATCTTTGCTGCTCGGTGCAAAAAACTACATCATCAAACCGCTTGACCGCAAAAAGGTTTTGGAGCGCATTTCTTCAAGCATGAAATAA
- a CDS encoding UPF0164 family protein, whose product MMKTFFARMPLLFVFCISIRAFALDFTGAGSFAKALSAFSNTDENALSFYSLTVPSGGRAEALGGAYTAVSDDSFCIDYNPAASSLLEQNEIALFHNIWIAGAAMETAAAAARHGDLGFGGELRFFYVPFYEYGAFGKRSADSLYSEASATFNISYNILAGYYFKGIALGANLKTAWRSMPDASGSIISSASLSRSALALASDAGVMLRFNAGKFFASREPNLRLALCVRNAGAAITGFGEKIKTDDPLPTSVSLGLSYRPLKRLLAAAEFKQPVNLSNIGNYMLGTAGCAVELTVTDFLAVFAGCTFSADENAPYIRFQSAGGGISVTLFKRVRLEAAYTFDRFSSFNPFPSNHISAGAKILLGDGGRAKRQSEAERLYGEGLALFAKGDFRGAVEVWNKALALDPRFTPATEGIESAQKQIDLQQRIRDAQSLQN is encoded by the coding sequence ATGATGAAAACATTTTTTGCTCGTATGCCGTTACTGTTCGTTTTTTGTATTTCGATTCGCGCCTTTGCCCTCGATTTTACCGGAGCCGGCTCGTTCGCAAAAGCCTTGTCCGCGTTTTCAAATACGGATGAAAATGCCCTCTCGTTTTATTCGCTCACCGTTCCGTCGGGCGGAAGGGCTGAAGCGCTCGGCGGCGCATATACGGCTGTTTCGGACGACAGCTTTTGTATCGATTACAATCCGGCGGCAAGCTCGCTGCTTGAACAAAATGAAATCGCATTATTTCACAATATATGGATTGCGGGAGCGGCGATGGAAACGGCCGCCGCGGCCGCAAGGCACGGCGATTTGGGATTCGGCGGAGAACTCCGATTTTTTTACGTCCCCTTTTACGAATACGGCGCTTTCGGCAAACGAAGTGCGGACAGCCTCTATTCCGAAGCGTCGGCAACCTTCAACATATCATACAATATTCTCGCCGGTTATTATTTTAAAGGGATCGCGCTCGGCGCAAATCTAAAAACCGCATGGCGCAGTATGCCCGACGCATCGGGATCGATCATAAGTTCCGCAAGCCTTTCGCGTTCCGCCCTCGCACTTGCATCCGATGCGGGTGTCATGCTGCGCTTCAATGCAGGCAAATTTTTCGCTTCACGAGAGCCGAACCTGCGTTTGGCTTTATGTGTCCGCAATGCCGGAGCCGCGATAACCGGCTTCGGAGAAAAGATTAAAACGGACGATCCGCTTCCGACGAGCGTTTCGCTCGGACTGTCTTACCGGCCCCTTAAACGGCTGCTTGCCGCTGCGGAATTCAAACAACCCGTAAATCTTTCGAATATCGGAAACTATATGCTCGGAACTGCCGGCTGCGCCGTCGAATTGACCGTCACCGATTTTTTAGCGGTTTTCGCCGGCTGCACTTTTTCCGCCGACGAAAACGCCCCTTATATACGTTTTCAAAGCGCCGGAGGCGGCATAAGCGTTACGCTCTTTAAGCGCGTGCGTTTGGAAGCGGCCTATACTTTCGACCGATTTTCGTCGTTCAATCCTTTTCCGTCAAATCACATAAGCGCAGGCGCAAAAATACTGCTCGGCGACGGCGGAAGAGCAAAGCGGCAAAGCGAAGCGGAACGATTGTACGGCGAAGGACTCGCTCTCTTCGCCAAGGGTGATTTCCGAGGAGCCGTCGAAGTATGGAATAAAGCACTCGCGCTCGATCCCCGCTTTACTCCCGCAACAGAGGGAATCGAAAGCGCACAAAAACAAATCGATTTGCAGCAGCGCATCCGCGACGCACAATCCCTGCAAAATTAA